In a genomic window of Cynocephalus volans isolate mCynVol1 chromosome 1, mCynVol1.pri, whole genome shotgun sequence:
- the DHRS9 gene encoding dehydrogenase/reductase SDR family member 9, producing the protein MLFWVLALLILCGFLWNYKGQLKVANITDKYIFITGCDTGFGNLAARTFDKKGFHVIAACLTESGSTALKAETSDRLHTVLLDVTDPENVKRAAQWVKNQVGEKGLWGLINNAGVLGVLAPTDWLTVEDYREPIEVNLFGLINVTLNMLPLVKKAQGRVINVSSIGGRLAFGGGGYAPSKYAVEGFNDSLRRDMKAFGVHVSCIEPGLFKTELSDPVRTTEKKLAIWKHLPSDIKQQYGEGYIEKSLDKLKGTTSFVNADLSLVVECMDHALTSVFPKTRYTAGKDAKTFWIPVSHMPAVLQDFLLLKQKVELANPKAV; encoded by the exons atgctctttTGGGTATTAGCCCTCCTAATCCTCTGTGGTTTCCTGTGGAATTATAAAGGACAACTAAAGGTTGCAAACATCACGgataaatacattttcatcaCTGGATGTGATACTGGCTTTGGAAACTTGGCAGCCAGAACTTTTGATAAAAAAGGATTTCACGTAATTGCTGCCTGTCTGACTGAATCAGGATCAACAGCTTTAAAGGCAGAAACCTCGGACAGACTTCACACTGTGCTTCTGGATGTAACTGACCCAGAGAATGTCAAGAGGGCTGCCCAGTGGGTGAAGAACCAAGTTGGGGAGAAAG GCCTCTGGGGTCTGATCAACAACGCTGGTGTTCTTGGTGTGCTGGCTCCCACCGACTGGCTGACAGTGGAGGACTACAGAGAACCTATTGAAGTGAACCTGTTTGGACTCATCAACGTGACATTAAACATGCTCCCCTTGGTCAAAAAAGCTCAAGGGAGGGTAATCAATGTCTCCAGCATTGGGGGGCGGCTTGCATTCGGCGGAGGGGGCTATGCTCCATCCAAATATGCAGTGGAAGGCTTCAATGACAGCTTAAG ACGGGACATGAAAGCTTTTGGTGTGCATGTCTCATGCATCGAACCAGGATTGTTCAAAACAGAATTGTCAGACCCAGTaaggacaactgaaaaaaaactCGCCATTTGGAAGCATCTGCCTTCGGACATCAAACAACAATACGGAGAAGGTTACATTGAAAAAA gtCTAGACAAACTGAAAGGCACTACCTCCTTTGTGAACGCGGACCTCTCTCTGGTGGTGGAGTGCATGGACCATGCTCTAACTAGTGTCTTCCCCAAGACTCGTTATACTGCTGGAAAAGATGCCAAGACTTTCTGGATACCTGTGTCTCACATGCCAGCAGTTTTGCAagactttttattgttgaaacaGAAAGTAGAGCTGGCTAATCCCAAAGCAGTGTGA